One Stenotrophomonas oahuensis genomic region harbors:
- a CDS encoding YbaN family protein: MRWMWFALGWVMVALGVIGALLPVMPTTIFLILAVGCFARSSPKFERKLLEHPKYGPSLRAWREQGAVSRKGKAFAAGGMAFGFVMFCWGARPSWPLLLGVGAFFLASAIYVLSRPTPVP; the protein is encoded by the coding sequence ATGCGCTGGATGTGGTTCGCACTGGGCTGGGTGATGGTGGCGCTGGGCGTCATCGGCGCGCTGTTGCCGGTGATGCCAACCACCATCTTCCTGATTCTGGCGGTGGGCTGCTTCGCGCGTAGTTCGCCGAAGTTCGAACGCAAGCTGCTGGAGCACCCGAAGTACGGCCCGTCGCTGCGGGCCTGGCGTGAGCAGGGCGCGGTGAGCCGCAAAGGCAAGGCCTTTGCGGCGGGCGGCATGGCGTTCGGGTTCGTGATGTTCTGCTGGGGCGCGCGGCCGTCGTGGCCGTTGCTGTTGGGGGTGGGGGCGTTTTTCCTGGCCAGCGCGATTTACGTGCTGTCACGCCCCACACCCGTGCCGTAA